One genomic region from Tachysurus fulvidraco isolate hzauxx_2018 chromosome 14, HZAU_PFXX_2.0, whole genome shotgun sequence encodes:
- the kiaa2013 gene encoding uncharacterized protein KIAA2013 homolog, whose product MCDYSKDIRSKADTMWLQQRLKGLPGLLSSSWARRVLVVLLLFLIFYWYLSPDRIFKFTGFFREPGGTAGVCLQTDINRWTTQVDRGEGIMSTPQMKVSVPFVTGNGQVLVDVDSNKLWVRLSSQPGSAPVHLTEYSPIVRWQIAGKHSEAQAKMLWYRKGSVLSSRCILLDTSQSSQDCVVIREEHIAHRSRSNVYIQRVHINNPTDKAISVEVSVESPSFRGVTEKTEDKDFMLSTGKVLTEKKETVLMAVGTKRLSPRFQVPAKSEHTENIVSVIHTSEPVEPSKMDETFSNLRDDIKREMVELLRAKLEDLVQEHQQAWADLFISGIEIRKITDAHTPSSRTVNTTLYYILSSSTAPLLESSLSAEERDKLEASLNYADHCFSGHATMHAENLWPERVSGTASLLQLVNLWTLTLQKRACKALVSAGAHGMMQAVTLSFGGLQFTENHLQFQAEPSVLHNSYSLRGLRYHRDRISLSVLADADGRPSLHVSVKPQDEEKPVKLYACEAGCINEPVELTSEPRGHVFPVLVTQPLTPLLYISTDLRHLQDLRHTLHVKTILAHDEHMAKQDPGLPFLFWFSVASLVALFHLFLFKLIYNEYCGPGAKPLFRSKHEDVV is encoded by the exons ATGTGTGATTACTCAAAAGATATCAGGTCTAAAGCAGACACCATGTGGCTCCAGCAGAGATTAAAGGGACTTCCTGGTTTGCTCTCAAGCAGCTGGGCCAGACGTGTTTTGGTTGTTTTGCTccttttcttaatattttacTGGTACCTGAGTCCTGATAGGATCTTCAAGTTCACCGGATTCTTCCGGGAGCCCGGAGGCACTGCTGGGGTCTGTCTGCAGACTGATATTAACAGATGGACAACGCAGGTCGACCGTGGTGAGGGCATCATGAGCACGCCGCAGATGAAAGTCTCTGTACCGTTCGTAACAGGTAACGGACAAGTCTTGGTGGACGTGGATTCTAATAAACTTTGGGTGAGGTTGTCCTCTCAGCCGGGTTCAGCCCCAGTGCACCTGACGGAATATTCCCCCATAGTGCGATGGCAGATAGCTGGAAAGCATTCAGAGGCACAGGCAAAAATGTTGTGGTACCGGAAAGGCTCTGTGCTCTCTTCCCGGTGTATCCTGCTCGATACTTCCCAGTCCTCTCAGGATTGCGTTGTCATTCGGGAGGAACACATTGCACACCGTAGCCGATCTAACGTCTACATTCAGCGAGTTCACATTAACAACCCAACAGACAAAGCAATATCAGTCGAGGTGTCTGTGGAATCACCATCTTTTAGGGGTGTTACAGAAAAGACAGAAGATAAAGATTTCATGCTGTCCACCGGTAAAGTTCTTACAGAAAAGAAGGAAACGGTGTTGATGGCTGTGGGAACGAAACGACTGAGCCCACGCTTTCAGGTTCCTGCGAAATCTGAGCATACCGAAAACATAGTGAGCGTAATTCACACATCTGAGCCCGTCGAGCCCTCGAAGATGGACGAGACTTTCAGCAATCTTCGAGATGACATCAAAAGAGAGATGGTGGAGTTGCTGCGAGCAAAACTGGAAGATTTGGTTCAGGAGCACCAGCAGGCTTGGGCGGATCTTTTCATATCTG GTATAGAGATTAGGAAGATCACTGATGCTCACACGCCATCGAGCCGCACGgtcaacactacactgtactacatcCTCTCCTCCTCCACAGCTCCCCTGCTGGAAAGCAGCCTCAGTGCAGAGGAGCGCGATAAGCTGGAGGCAAGCCTGAACTACGCAGATCACTGCTTCAGCGGTCATGCAACCATGCATGCCGAGAACCTGTGGCCCGAGCGTGTGAGTGGCACTGCTTCTCTCCTGCAACTTGTTAATCTCTGGACATTAACCCTCCAAAAGCGTGCCTGCAAGGCTCTGGTTTCAGCAGGTGCTCATGGCATGATGCAAGCCGTGACGCTCAGCTTTGGTGGCCTGCAGTTCACAGAGAACCACCTGCAGTTCCAGGCCGAGCCGAGCGTCCTGCATAACAGCTACTCGCTGCGCGGCTTGCGCTACCATCGTGACCGTATCAGCCTCTCTGTGTTGGCTGATGCGGATGGCCGGCCCTCGCTGCACGTCTCTGTTAAACCACAGGACGAAGAGAAGCCGGTGAAGCTGTACGCCTGTGAGGCAGGGTGCATCAACGAGCCCGTGGAGCTCACGTCTGAGCCTCGGGGTCACGTGTTTCCCGTTTTAGTGACGCAGCCTCTCACGCCGCTGTTATACATCTCGACAGACCTGAGGCACCTGCAGGATCTGCGCCACACTCTGCACGTTAAGACCATCCTAGCACACGACGAGCACATGGCCAAGCAGGACCCAGGTCTGCCCTTTCTCTTCTGGTTCAGCGTGGCGTCTCTTGTCGCCCTTTTCCACCTCTTCCTCTTCAAGCTCATCTACAACGAGTACTGCGGCCCCGGCGCCAAGCCACTCTTCAGGAGCAAG CATGAGGATGTCGTCTGA